The Pseudomonadota bacterium genome includes a window with the following:
- a CDS encoding prepilin-type N-terminal cleavage/methylation domain-containing protein, which produces MIRNARKAKGFTLIELMIVIAIIAILAAILVPNFIRARAQGQATACKSNLKNIGTALEMYSTDNSGRFPTNPSTLTPNYLKSIPTCPSVGTVSYTTAGFTSVSVPDAYTVVCSGASNHSGAGYGANYPQYTSTQGLVER; this is translated from the coding sequence ATGATTCGCAACGCCCGCAAGGCAAAGGGCTTCACCCTGATCGAGCTGATGATCGTGATCGCCATCATCGCAATCCTGGCCGCCATCCTGGTGCCAAACTTCATCCGCGCTCGTGCGCAGGGTCAGGCCACTGCCTGCAAGTCCAACCTGAAGAACATCGGTACGGCGCTGGAAATGTACTCGACCGACAACTCGGGTCGTTTCCCCACCAACCCGTCGACACTCACGCCGAACTACCTCAAGTCCATCCCGACCTGCCCGTCAGTCGGTACGGTTTCGTACACGACCGCCGGCTTCACTTCGGTGAGCGTGCCTGACGCATACACGGTGGTCTGCAGCGGTGCTTCGAACCATTCCGGTGCCGGATATGGTGCGAACTACCCGCAGTACACGTCGACCCAGGGTCTCGTCGAGCGCTAG
- a CDS encoding type II secretion system F family protein, translating to MPVFQYEVRDASGQLKKDTIEAQNLRMATQRLQEQKYTVITIKEKTTSVGQADLASWLQKMKKVNEQALVVFSRQFATMINAGLAMVRCLDILSEQTEDKKLQQTLIQVRRDVEGGATLSNALQKHPAVFSTLYTSMVKAGEMGGVLDEVLERLASFMEKDFSLKKKVKSALTYPVVILIMALAIVFFLVTYILPTFVSLFEGMNLTLPLPTKILIGLTKGARNPLVVLPSLVLFVIGGIGMGRYVQTPYGKKQYDLLKLNIPVFGLLNKKVAISRFCRTLGTLLSSGVPIMQALEIVGKASGNEIIAMTVTKIRDSIREGESIATPLGSSGMFPPMVTQMVAVGEETGNLDAMLSKISDFYDTEVEYLLSSLTSMLEPIMIVGMGGIVGFIVISVFLPLYQLIGSMS from the coding sequence ATGCCCGTTTTCCAGTACGAGGTCCGTGACGCCAGTGGCCAACTGAAGAAGGATACCATAGAAGCCCAGAACCTGCGGATGGCCACGCAACGTCTGCAGGAGCAGAAGTACACGGTCATCACAATCAAGGAAAAGACGACCTCCGTGGGCCAGGCAGACCTTGCCTCCTGGCTCCAGAAGATGAAGAAGGTGAACGAGCAGGCGCTCGTGGTGTTCTCGCGCCAGTTCGCCACCATGATCAATGCAGGTCTTGCCATGGTTCGCTGCCTTGACATCTTGTCAGAGCAGACCGAAGACAAGAAGCTGCAGCAGACGCTCATCCAGGTACGGCGTGACGTCGAAGGTGGTGCCACGCTGTCGAACGCATTGCAGAAGCACCCCGCGGTCTTCTCCACGCTCTACACGAGCATGGTGAAGGCGGGTGAGATGGGCGGTGTGCTCGACGAGGTGCTCGAGCGTCTCGCGAGCTTCATGGAGAAAGACTTCAGCCTCAAGAAGAAGGTGAAGTCAGCGCTGACCTATCCTGTCGTGATCTTGATCATGGCGCTCGCAATCGTGTTCTTCCTGGTGACCTACATCCTTCCCACGTTCGTGAGCCTCTTCGAAGGCATGAACCTGACGCTTCCGCTGCCGACCAAGATCCTCATCGGTCTGACAAAGGGCGCCAGAAACCCACTGGTCGTGCTGCCCTCCCTCGTGCTGTTCGTCATCGGCGGCATCGGCATGGGACGGTACGTGCAGACCCCATACGGCAAGAAGCAGTATGACCTCTTGAAGCTGAATATCCCGGTGTTCGGCCTGTTGAACAAGAAGGTGGCCATCTCACGCTTCTGCCGCACCCTCGGAACGCTCCTGTCGTCAGGCGTTCCGATCATGCAGGCCCTCGAAATCGTGGGTAAGGCTTCTGGCAACGAGATCATCGCAATGACCGTGACCAAGATTCGTGACAGCATCCGAGAAGGTGAGAGCATCGCAACGCCCCTCGGTTCGTCTGGCATGTTCCCTCCTATGGTGACCCAGATGGTGGCGGTGGGTGAGGAAACAGGAAACCTTGACGCAATGCTGTCGAAGATCTCAGACTTCTACGACACCGAGGTCGAATATCTGCTGTCGTCGCTGACCTCGATGCTCGAACCGATCATGATCGTGGGTATGGGCGGTATCGTGGGATTCATCGTGATCTCCGTCTTCCTTCCGCTCTACCAGCTCATCGGCTCGATGTCCTGA